The Acidobacteriota bacterium genome includes the window CCCTGCTTCTCTGAGGACACCGCGGGTCGAAAGACGATGGAGGACCGCGAGACATACCAGTACGAGAAGGATCTGGAGGCAGCTTTTGATCGTCTCGGGAACGTAGAAGGGAAACTGTTCGTAAAGACGACGATACCGGGGATCGTAACGAGAATGAGCTGAAGGCGTGTGGCCAGCACGAACCCCAGAAGCGTCACGATCACGACGACAGCGCGACGAGGTGGCCGGTCCGCTTCCCTCGAACCCACTCTGAACTTCCTTTCAGTCCGGCGGTCTCTGGATACCAGGTTCTCCGCACGAGGCATCGCAAGCGCCGTCAGTCCGTTGTCATGGCTCCCTGACCTTGACCTCTTTCCTGCCCATCCGACTGCCAGGCGGTCACTCCTCAGCAATTTTAACAGTTGCCGTAGCACCGGCTCGGAGCGCGAGCCCGATTCCGAGAACGTCGACATCCGGCGTCGAGCGAGAGGATCCTCCCGGTTCGAAAACCGGTGCTACTCGACCTCTTCCACCGTTCGACCCGAGATCACGCTTTCCGGCTCTGTCCTGACCGGTTTGCGGCGGGCATCCGCTCCCTCGTCGTCCATTTTCACGAGAAGCCAGTTCTTCCTGTTGCCGCCGAGCTTGCTGTGGATCAGCGCGAACCCGCCCCGCAGTTTCTTCCCTTCGAGCCAGATCTTCGCATGCCCCCGGTCGAGCGCTTCTTCGATGGGCACTTCCCGGTCATCGTCGCCGGTCGTGATGTTCTTCCAGGTCCCGGTATCCCAGACGATCACGGCGCCCGCACCGTAGCTTCCCTCCGGGATCACCCCTTCGAAATCGGCGTAGTCGAGCGGATGGTCGGGGGTGGCAATCGCAAGTTGTTTGTCGTCCGGATCGGTCGACGGCCCTTTCGGAACGGCCCACGATTTCAGCACGCCGTCGACCTCGATTCTGAAGTCCCAGTGCATCGAGCTCGCATCGTGCTGCTGAATCACGAAGATCGGCTGCCGGCCTCGCCGTCCCATGATGAAACCAGCTGCAAGAGAACCGCCCATTGACGCGGCCCCGGCCCGCTCCTGCTCGTCAGGGGGAGGTGACGAGCAGGCCGAGGTTTGCGCCCTCGAGTTTCTGTCGGAACGGCTCCACGTTGGACGCATAGAAAGCGTCGAGCTCGCGGAGTCGCTCGTTCAAGACGGTGCGTGCCGGTTCGACGTACTCGAGTACGGTCGGCGAGGGAGCGTCGAATGTCGATCGGAGCATGAACTGCGCGAGACCGAGGATCGAGCTCGCTCGATCATCGTCGTAAACAATGCCTTTCGTTCCGGGCGGGACCCTGAGCTTCTCCTCCCAGCCTTTGAGCTGCTTTTCGAGCGCGGTCGCCTCCTCGAGAAGGGCCTTTGCCGAGTCGTCGTCCTTCCGTTCGCCGAGTCGAGTTTTGATCATCGCGAGATCCTCGTTCGATCTGTTGATCCGCTTGACGGCCGCGACCAGTCTCCGTTCCAGCTCGAGCATCTCGGTCTGAATTCGGAAGCGCTCGCGGCGCTCGTCGACACCGTAGCGCGAATCGGGATCGTGGACGACTTCGATCGTTCCACTGTCCGAGCTTTCGCCGTATTCGATCTGTACGGAGTACGTACCGGGTGGCACTGCAGGGCCCGCCGGGAGTCCGTCCTCGAGCGGCTTCTGCTCAGGGGAGGGCATCGGCTCGGCACCGTCGATGGCCGTGTCCCAGTAGATGCGGTTCAGACCCCGTACGATCGGAGCCCTGAATGTTCGGATGACGCCACTCTCGTCGGAAACCTTCACCGTGACTTTCGGCTTCTCGTCCTCTTTCTTTTCTTCTTTCTCCTCGTCGGTTTCTGCGCCGGCCTCTTCGTCTTCCGGCTCTTCCTCTGGGATCGTCACATAGGCCGACGGATGAAAGAGCTGTTCCTCGAACCGCTGTTCTTCGGTCCGCAGTTTGATCCGTCGCTCCCGGTCTGCTTCTTCATCGGGAATCGGAAGCTCGGGTCCGCTCGCCATGAACGTGATCGCGCCGCCGTAGGGCTCGTTCGGAGCGCGCCACTCCGTCGCTCCGGCAAAACGTGACGACGGAGTCTGCCGCGGCATGTACTGCAGCGCAGTCGTCGTATCGAGGAGGTCGAGCTTTGCGCCGAAGCTCGCTTCGCTCAGATCCCGCAGTACCGAATAGTCGTCGATCACGAAGACACCGCGGCCGTGCGTTCCGAGAACCAGATCATCCTCCCGCTTCTGGATGACCATGTCCATCACGGAGACTGTCGGAACGCCTGCCGTCCATTTCGTCCAGGATCTTCCACCATCGAGCGTGAAGAAGAGGCCGAGCTCGGTGCCGGCGAAGATCAGATTGGGATCGACGTGATCCTGGCGCACGCTGAGCGCGTAGCCATCCATTGGAGCTTTGGCCAGATCGGCCCAGATGCTGCCATACCCGGTCACCCTGAAGAGGTGCGGGGACATCTGCGATCGACGGTGGTCGTCCACGGCGATGAAGGCGGTGCCGGCGTCGTGAGGCGACGGCTCGATCATCGGAATCCACGCTCCCGCCAATCTTCCGGGCAGCTTGTCGATGCGCGTCCAGCTCTCGCCGCCATCACGCGTGAGGTGGACGCGGCCGTCGTCGGTTCCGACCCAGATGACGTCCCGCTCGATTGGGCTCGGCGCGATCGAGACGATCGTCGTGTAGTTCTCGGCGGCCGTCACATCGGGTGTGAGACCGCCGCTCTTCCTGAATGTCTGTAGCGCGGGATCGTTGCTCGTCAGGTCATCGCTGATCACTTCCCAGGTCAGACCGAGATCGGTCGATCTGTGAACGAACTGGCTTCCGTAGTAGATCGTGCCGGGATCGAACGGATCACGCGCGATTCCTGCGTTCCAGTTGAACCGGAGCTCGGTGCCGTCGTCCGGCGGATCGGGCCGCATGGCGCGCAGCTCACCCTCGTCGAGGTCGTAACGGTAGAGGTTGCCACCCTGCGACATCGAGAAACCGGTTCTCGAGTTGCGGGGATCGGGCGAGACGTCGAATCCGTCTCCGAACCCGACTTCCTGCCAGTGCAGATTGCGGATGCCGCCATTCTCCCGC containing:
- a CDS encoding DNA ligase: MGGSLAAGFIMGRRGRQPIFVIQQHDASSMHWDFRIEVDGVLKSWAVPKGPSTDPDDKQLAIATPDHPLDYADFEGVIPEGSYGAGAVIVWDTGTWKNITTGDDDREVPIEEALDRGHAKIWLEGKKLRGGFALIHSKLGGNRKNWLLVKMDDEGADARRKPVRTEPESVISGRTVEEVE